A stretch of the Candidatus Saccharimonadales bacterium genome encodes the following:
- a CDS encoding glycoside hydrolase family 16 protein, which produces MRLFPRIRTGSKSLRTYRQKIAVFLKAVAVTAILAVATFAMFVPFDVVRDTIVSKVSAIFSSSGGATMLLVPDDSVYSDTTVPKCTASAPSHTQDFATCPSFVLDYRQAANGSVSERFLNIFKGRSGTNEEQQIYTASPQNVRIENGSLVLEARNGAQPGAPYTSARIDTKTKQDFLYGRIVVRAKLPKATGTWPAIWMLPSQPKYAALISPTESSHLADGEIDIAEAIGRQPNVVYGVAHSLSYDSNGVDRTYFNTVKIPGNDTTFHNYEVQWTPTSLTYKVDGKTFFSYAKPAGADYRSWPYDQRFYLIINIAMGGTWAGQDRKNFPIDGIDRDALPASLRVESIQYYPYINQK; this is translated from the coding sequence ATGCGGCTATTCCCTCGAATCCGCACTGGAAGCAAGAGCTTGCGAACGTATCGCCAAAAGATAGCTGTATTCCTCAAGGCTGTTGCCGTAACTGCTATATTGGCAGTGGCCACGTTTGCCATGTTTGTGCCGTTTGATGTCGTCCGTGACACTATCGTCAGTAAGGTATCTGCCATATTCTCATCTTCAGGTGGGGCCACGATGTTGCTCGTCCCAGACGATAGCGTATACAGCGACACCACTGTACCTAAATGTACTGCCAGCGCGCCGAGTCATACACAGGATTTTGCTACTTGTCCGAGTTTTGTGCTCGATTATAGACAAGCAGCTAATGGGTCAGTAAGCGAAAGATTTTTAAATATATTCAAAGGACGCTCGGGGACGAACGAGGAACAGCAGATATATACTGCTAGTCCGCAAAATGTCCGAATTGAAAATGGTAGCCTTGTGCTGGAAGCACGGAATGGCGCGCAGCCGGGAGCGCCGTATACCTCGGCTAGAATCGATACCAAGACAAAACAAGACTTTTTATACGGTAGGATTGTCGTGCGTGCTAAGCTGCCAAAAGCCACGGGGACGTGGCCGGCGATATGGATGTTGCCGAGTCAACCCAAGTACGCAGCCCTGATTTCACCAACCGAATCAAGTCATTTGGCAGATGGGGAAATTGACATCGCCGAGGCCATTGGCCGACAACCGAACGTCGTTTACGGCGTGGCTCACTCACTGTCGTATGACAGTAATGGTGTCGATAGAACCTACTTTAATACAGTTAAAATTCCGGGTAATGATACAACATTTCATAACTATGAAGTGCAGTGGACGCCAACAAGTCTGACGTATAAGGTTGATGGCAAAACATTTTTCTCGTATGCCAAGCCAGCTGGCGCTGACTATCGATCATGGCCATACGACCAGCGGTTTTATCTGATTATAAATATTGCCATGGGCGGAACATGGGCCGGACAGGACCGAAAAAACTTCCCGATTGATGGCATCGACCGTGACGCCTTGCCGGCCTCATTGCGCGTAGAGTCAATACAGTACTACCCGTACATCAATCAAAAATAG
- the glyA gene encoding serine hydroxymethyltransferase yields the protein MNIDDMQDSDIRNLIVAEEKRQREGLELIPSENYVSRDILTAMGSVFTNKYSEGYPGKRYYGGQENTDKVERIAIERAKQLFGADHANVQPHSGAPANEAVYSAWLEPGDTVLAMDLGHGGHLTHGAPVTRSAKLYNFIRYKMKDPATGEIDYDELAELARTHQPKIILAGFSAYPRELDYAKFAEIGKSIDGCLLMADMAHIAGLIVAGVAKNPFDYGFHVITTTTHKTLRGPRGGLILSMGTVGNPLKAPDKTLENIPTLIDRAVFPGMQGGPHEHIIAAKAVAFREALQPEFKTYAAQVVKNAARLADELQSRGFSLVTGGTSNHLILADIHKSFGIDGKIAEEALDKIGLTLNKNSIPDDTLPPFRPSGIRLGTPAITTRGLAEDDMATLADWMKRAIDAREDDTELAAIHSEVIAFALTFPLPSDTQQA from the coding sequence ATGAATATTGATGATATGCAAGACAGCGACATTAGAAATTTGATCGTTGCCGAAGAAAAACGCCAACGCGAAGGCTTAGAGCTGATTCCATCTGAAAATTATGTCAGCCGCGACATACTCACCGCCATGGGCAGCGTCTTTACGAATAAATATTCTGAGGGCTATCCGGGCAAACGCTACTACGGCGGGCAGGAAAATACCGACAAAGTCGAACGGATCGCTATCGAGCGGGCCAAGCAGCTGTTCGGAGCAGATCATGCCAATGTCCAGCCGCACTCTGGTGCGCCGGCAAATGAGGCAGTCTACAGCGCCTGGCTTGAACCGGGAGACACGGTGCTGGCGATGGACCTCGGACACGGCGGGCATTTGACGCACGGCGCACCAGTGACGCGCAGCGCCAAGCTGTACAACTTTATTCGTTACAAAATGAAAGATCCGGCAACTGGCGAAATTGACTACGACGAGCTGGCTGAGCTGGCCCGGACGCATCAGCCGAAGATTATACTGGCTGGATTCAGTGCCTATCCGAGAGAACTGGATTATGCAAAGTTCGCAGAAATCGGCAAATCGATCGACGGCTGTCTGCTGATGGCTGATATGGCTCACATTGCCGGCTTGATCGTTGCGGGTGTCGCCAAAAATCCATTTGATTACGGATTTCATGTCATCACGACAACAACACACAAGACGCTGCGCGGTCCACGCGGTGGGCTCATTCTGTCTATGGGTACCGTCGGTAACCCGCTCAAAGCTCCTGACAAGACGTTGGAAAACATTCCAACGCTCATCGACCGAGCTGTGTTTCCCGGTATGCAAGGCGGTCCGCATGAGCATATCATTGCTGCCAAAGCCGTTGCATTCCGCGAAGCCCTACAGCCCGAGTTTAAGACATATGCCGCGCAGGTGGTCAAAAATGCCGCTCGTCTGGCTGATGAATTGCAATCACGGGGCTTTTCCTTGGTAACTGGCGGCACCAGTAATCATCTTATATTGGCAGACATACATAAAAGCTTTGGCATCGACGGCAAAATTGCCGAGGAAGCTCTCGATAAAATTGGCTTAACACTCAACAAAAATTCGATCCCCGACGATACGCTGCCTCCGTTCCGTCCGAGCGGCATCCGGCTCGGCACACCAGCAATCACAACCCGCGGGCTAGCGGAAGACGATATGGCCACGTTAGCTGATTGGATGAAACGCGCTATAGATGCCCGCGAGGACGATACGGAACTAGCTGCAATTCACAGCGAAGTTATAGCCTTTGCACTGACATTCCCGCTGCCGAGTGATACCCAGCAGGCCTGA
- a CDS encoding HAD-IA family hydrolase gives MIAAAIFDMDGLLIDSEPFWHKAHIQTVQTYGHELSAEDVRLKAGHKTIEIAQNWIERFELDVTADDLCVQIVDRVIVLIEEDGRTLPGVYEALELFARHDVPMAIASSASPEVIDAVIQKLELSKYILFAYSAVHESKGKPDPAVFLTTAKKLGVEPADCLVFEDALSGIKAAKSAGMKCIAVPEKINSNKREFIDESDLILHSLRELDWDVVKALFEIGKF, from the coding sequence ATGATAGCTGCAGCAATATTTGATATGGATGGCTTGCTTATAGACAGCGAGCCTTTTTGGCATAAGGCCCACATTCAAACCGTACAAACGTACGGTCATGAATTGAGCGCTGAGGACGTACGGCTTAAGGCAGGGCATAAGACGATTGAGATTGCACAAAATTGGATTGAGCGCTTTGAATTGGACGTTACTGCAGACGACCTATGCGTACAAATCGTAGATAGAGTCATCGTTTTGATAGAAGAGGATGGTCGAACATTACCGGGCGTTTACGAAGCTCTCGAACTATTTGCACGGCATGATGTACCTATGGCGATTGCTTCTTCAGCTTCTCCTGAAGTCATAGATGCAGTAATACAGAAACTAGAACTTAGCAAGTATATTCTTTTTGCTTACTCGGCAGTCCATGAATCCAAAGGCAAACCGGATCCTGCCGTATTCTTAACTACCGCAAAGAAGCTCGGCGTAGAACCCGCTGACTGCCTTGTGTTCGAAGATGCTCTTTCAGGCATAAAAGCGGCTAAATCTGCAGGCATGAAGTGCATAGCAGTTCCGGAGAAAATAAACAGTAACAAACGAGAATTCATAGATGAAAGCGACTTGATACTTCATAGTTTACGCGAGCTAGATTGGGATGTGGTCAAGGCATTGTTTGAGATAGGCAAGTTCTAA
- a CDS encoding glycosyltransferase family 2 protein, with protein sequence MRFREGADNDGMSDVMSENPTAPLPKQSADDELNNGDVTMARAKKYPLLIGLISSKNPVPALVLTVQSLFEGGAARVVVVDDGSDDPESIAIFDQAEAVGAKVIHLKKNVGKSKALKRGFKTLPKNCIIVQTDDDTLAGRLSGPAQLIIEGKADIVDIRVETTKTHSLIGVLQEFNYWLVNAVTKRIQDIFRARLWMSGASVMYSYQAGKELILHEAETMTEDTEGLFRARTKGWKVRYYAKHDGQFLTMVPEDFSGLHKQWKRWSIGNGQVIGIYGMGGGNARISTINIISWFNLLVSPILVSLQFGAASTMLWASGWGIIMGFIGAIRLKRMRVMLVGMFLPYITAVWALHAFQGLLLAYWRARSGVKTSLTWVSPKRTTIDVDAMPLQS encoded by the coding sequence ATGCGATTCAGGGAAGGTGCGGACAATGATGGTATGTCTGATGTCATGTCAGAGAATCCCACTGCTCCGCTGCCTAAACAATCGGCCGACGATGAATTAAATAATGGAGATGTGACAATGGCACGTGCAAAAAAATATCCACTTCTTATTGGGCTTATATCTTCAAAAAACCCAGTGCCAGCACTTGTTTTGACTGTACAATCCTTATTTGAAGGTGGCGCTGCTCGCGTCGTCGTTGTGGACGACGGATCCGACGATCCCGAATCAATTGCTATTTTTGACCAAGCCGAAGCAGTTGGCGCAAAAGTAATCCATCTCAAAAAAAATGTCGGCAAATCAAAGGCACTCAAAAGAGGATTCAAAACCTTGCCGAAGAACTGTATTATCGTACAAACCGACGACGATACGCTGGCCGGCAGGCTGTCTGGCCCAGCACAACTTATTATTGAAGGTAAGGCTGATATCGTTGATATTCGAGTCGAGACCACCAAAACCCATTCCTTAATCGGTGTATTACAAGAGTTTAATTATTGGCTTGTAAATGCTGTCACCAAACGCATTCAAGACATTTTCCGGGCACGATTATGGATGTCCGGCGCATCTGTGATGTACAGCTATCAAGCTGGAAAAGAGTTGATTCTTCACGAAGCCGAAACTATGACTGAAGATACCGAAGGTTTATTCCGGGCTCGAACAAAAGGCTGGAAAGTACGCTATTATGCAAAGCACGACGGCCAATTCCTGACAATGGTCCCAGAAGATTTCTCCGGTCTGCACAAACAATGGAAAAGATGGTCTATTGGCAACGGCCAGGTCATTGGAATATATGGAATGGGTGGTGGCAATGCGCGTATTTCGACTATCAATATTATTTCATGGTTCAATTTACTCGTGTCACCCATACTCGTGTCACTTCAGTTTGGCGCAGCTTCAACTATGCTTTGGGCATCAGGCTGGGGAATCATCATGGGATTCATTGGAGCTATCCGTTTGAAGCGCATGCGCGTTATGTTAGTCGGCATGTTTCTTCCATACATTACAGCAGTCTGGGCGCTCCATGCCTTCCAAGGCCTCCTGCTTGCATATTGGCGCGCCCGTTCAGGCGTCAAAACCTCTCTGACATGGGTATCTCCGAAGCGTACCACTATTGATGTTGATGCCATGCCGCTACAATCATAG
- a CDS encoding helix-turn-helix transcriptional regulator, translated as MQESKYTPPFKTLGTHLKYLREHNSETLAEVSGAVEINEDILERIEQGIERPSEEILMLLISHFNMQDTEAVQLWELAGYDRRSNPDILHSNLHDDMQSGKPVVMLLAFDARTQYTDGVDIHLNNAGVVMTFTQAGGMVNGQPQPQPIARVGMSLQQAEAVSAALQQALLHARYQGPKQLPDPRDRQSPNE; from the coding sequence GTGCAAGAGTCCAAATACACCCCACCATTCAAGACACTCGGAACTCATCTGAAGTATTTGCGCGAGCATAATTCTGAAACACTTGCTGAAGTATCTGGTGCCGTTGAAATCAACGAAGATATTCTGGAACGGATAGAACAGGGGATTGAACGGCCGAGCGAAGAGATATTGATGCTGCTTATCAGCCATTTCAACATGCAGGATACCGAAGCTGTGCAGCTGTGGGAACTTGCTGGTTATGATCGCCGCTCCAACCCGGATATACTCCATTCAAATTTGCATGATGACATGCAGTCCGGCAAGCCGGTTGTTATGTTGCTGGCATTTGACGCCAGGACGCAGTATACCGACGGTGTCGATATACATCTTAATAACGCCGGTGTCGTTATGACATTTACGCAAGCCGGAGGTATGGTCAATGGCCAGCCGCAGCCGCAACCAATCGCTAGAGTCGGCATGAGCCTGCAGCAGGCTGAAGCAGTCTCTGCTGCTTTGCAGCAAGCCTTACTGCATGCACGCTACCAGGGTCCGAAACAGTTACCCGATCCACGTGACCGTCAATCGCCGAACGAATAG
- the murB gene encoding UDP-N-acetylmuramate dehydrogenase produces the protein MNIVENVDLSQYTTMRLGGKARYMTEVTSRGDIEEAVQWAVDNKMPPLMIGGGSNIFWRDEGFDGLLIVNKIMKYEDFAEDDINHYVTIGAGENWDHAVERTVNAGLSGIEALSLIPGTTGATPIQNVGAYGQEIADVLVSVEAYDLHTRTFMTIPAIDCALGYRTSRFKTVDRDRFLISSITLHLMKQNPAPPFYRALADYFSSQNITAYSPLSVRSAVIDIRSQKLPDPAIVANNGSFFANPIIDGAILTQLQADFPDMPRWPTDDGRVKIPAAWLIEHAGFKDYHDPETGMSTWAQQPLVLVNESAHSTADLLKFKTKIVDAIQAKFQIALEQEPELLP, from the coding sequence ATGAATATCGTAGAAAATGTCGATCTGTCTCAATACACAACTATGCGTCTTGGCGGCAAAGCCCGTTATATGACGGAAGTAACATCTCGAGGTGACATCGAGGAAGCTGTCCAGTGGGCCGTCGATAACAAAATGCCACCGCTGATGATTGGTGGGGGCAGCAACATATTCTGGCGTGACGAAGGCTTCGACGGTTTGCTTATCGTCAATAAGATTATGAAATACGAGGATTTTGCCGAAGATGACATTAATCACTACGTTACGATTGGCGCGGGAGAAAATTGGGACCACGCAGTTGAACGCACCGTCAATGCAGGACTGTCTGGAATTGAAGCGCTGTCGCTAATACCGGGCACTACTGGTGCCACACCAATTCAAAATGTCGGCGCCTACGGCCAGGAGATCGCCGACGTGCTTGTCAGCGTCGAGGCCTACGATCTACATACAAGAACTTTTATGACCATACCAGCTATCGACTGCGCACTTGGCTATCGTACCAGCCGTTTCAAGACAGTTGACCGCGATCGGTTTCTGATCAGCAGTATCACGCTCCACCTCATGAAACAAAATCCGGCGCCGCCATTTTATAGAGCGCTCGCGGATTATTTTAGTTCTCAAAATATTACGGCTTATTCACCGCTTTCTGTTCGCAGTGCGGTTATTGATATTCGATCGCAAAAACTACCGGACCCGGCAATAGTCGCCAATAACGGTTCGTTTTTTGCAAACCCTATCATTGACGGAGCAATTCTGACGCAGCTGCAGGCAGACTTTCCAGATATGCCACGCTGGCCAACTGATGACGGCCGTGTCAAAATACCGGCAGCCTGGCTGATTGAACATGCCGGATTTAAAGATTATCATGACCCAGAAACAGGTATGAGTACATGGGCACAGCAACCGCTCGTGCTCGTCAACGAAAGCGCCCATAGTACGGCAGACCTCCTAAAATTCAAAACCAAAATCGTTGACGCCATACAGGCAAAGTTTCAGATCGCCCTTGAACAAGAACCAGAATTATTGCCGTAG
- a CDS encoding S66 peptidase family protein: MNEIRVIAPSDSWKVKREGSYTRARERFEEAGYRISYSQNIKSLLHLGTASAKLRAEDFNNAFADKNVSAVIALHGGFSANEILPLINWDIVKNNPKPLIGYSDITVLVNAVHAKTGNTAFLGPNFGTNGYEDLWQYSIEGVLKVLSGQTSYTLHASKKHIDDDAIHISKPWNVLQKGTGEGKLLGGNIQSFFLLQGTEYLPKFDCDYILAIEDDSLSKEYTLHGLSRNLESILQLPGARKNIKGILIGRFELASKVSDSDLRSVISSKSLEVPVVSNVDFGHTTPMATLPIGGTLSIEALTNTPVIKVISY; this comes from the coding sequence ATGAATGAAATCAGAGTAATTGCCCCTTCAGATAGCTGGAAAGTTAAAAGAGAGGGTTCTTATACTAGAGCAAGAGAGCGTTTTGAAGAAGCTGGCTATAGAATTAGTTATAGTCAAAATATTAAATCTTTATTACATCTAGGTACCGCTTCCGCAAAGCTTAGAGCTGAAGATTTCAATAATGCTTTTGCTGATAAAAATGTCAGTGCTGTTATAGCACTTCATGGCGGATTTTCAGCGAATGAAATTTTACCGCTCATTAACTGGGATATTGTCAAGAACAATCCTAAACCGCTTATTGGATACTCCGACATTACGGTACTGGTAAATGCAGTACATGCTAAAACTGGAAATACCGCGTTTCTAGGTCCAAACTTCGGAACTAATGGCTATGAAGACTTGTGGCAATACAGTATTGAGGGTGTGCTAAAAGTTTTGAGCGGTCAGACGTCATATACTCTACACGCTAGTAAAAAGCATATTGATGATGACGCTATCCATATTTCCAAGCCTTGGAACGTTCTTCAGAAAGGTACCGGAGAAGGAAAATTACTGGGCGGCAACATTCAGAGTTTCTTCCTGCTCCAAGGCACTGAGTATCTCCCTAAGTTTGACTGCGATTATATTTTAGCCATAGAAGATGACTCTTTATCAAAGGAGTACACTCTACACGGACTATCTCGTAACTTGGAATCTATTTTGCAGCTACCTGGTGCTCGTAAAAATATAAAGGGCATTTTGATTGGTCGCTTTGAGTTAGCCAGTAAGGTAAGTGACTCTGACTTAAGGAGCGTTATCAGTTCCAAAAGTCTTGAAGTTCCGGTAGTTAGCAACGTAGATTTCGGGCACACAACGCCAATGGCAACCTTACCTATTGGCGGCACTTTAAGTATTGAGGCCCTTACAAATACTCCAGTTATAAAAGTAATATCTTACTGA
- a CDS encoding UDP-N-acetylglucosamine 1-carboxyvinyltransferase, giving the protein MDSTNEKIGQLIAHIRQERNITQAEFARRLKTSQSAVNRMEHGKQNLSLETLGRISDVLNKQLISVNGGGSMNLKIEGGHELSGEITLKTSKNAAVGLLCASLLNKGVTKFKSFPRIEEVNRIIEVLESMGVSVKWLPGNDLEIRRPAELKLDKINGVAARKTRSVLMMIGPLLHDYESFKIPYAGGCKLGSRTVAPHLYALEEFGVSIAATTGNYQVTVNKKPAGRIVLYESGDTVTENALLAAARTPEETIIQFASANYMVQDVCYFLQKLGVAIEGIGSSTLRIKGVKDIKKNVIFAPSEDPIEAMFFTSAAVTTNSSITIRRVPIDFMSLELLKLRKMGLSFDESDRYKATNGKTDLVDLTIHKHNGKLKALTEKIHANVYPGLNQDNLPYFVPIAAVAAGRTLIHDWTYENRAIYYTEMTKVGASVELADPHRVYVQGPTKFRSADVVCPPALRPASLLLIGMLAASGTSILRNVYTINRGYEDLAERLNSLGAQISVLHEL; this is encoded by the coding sequence ATGGATAGTACAAACGAAAAAATTGGTCAACTTATTGCTCATATAAGGCAAGAACGTAACATTACTCAAGCGGAATTTGCCCGGCGGCTCAAGACATCGCAGTCGGCTGTCAACCGCATGGAACACGGCAAACAAAATCTGAGCCTCGAGACACTCGGTCGTATCAGCGACGTACTGAACAAACAGCTTATCAGCGTCAATGGTGGCGGGTCGATGAACCTCAAGATCGAAGGCGGCCACGAATTATCCGGTGAAATTACGCTCAAAACCAGCAAAAACGCCGCCGTCGGTTTGCTCTGCGCATCACTACTGAACAAAGGTGTTACTAAGTTCAAATCTTTTCCGCGGATCGAAGAAGTCAACCGCATCATCGAAGTCCTCGAAAGCATGGGCGTCAGCGTCAAATGGCTTCCGGGTAATGACCTGGAGATCCGCCGGCCTGCCGAACTCAAACTCGACAAGATAAACGGCGTTGCGGCTCGTAAGACCCGCTCGGTTCTCATGATGATCGGGCCACTGCTCCACGACTACGAATCGTTCAAGATTCCTTACGCTGGCGGTTGTAAACTTGGAAGTCGCACAGTAGCGCCGCATCTGTATGCTCTCGAAGAGTTTGGTGTTTCTATCGCTGCAACGACCGGCAATTACCAAGTAACCGTCAACAAAAAGCCAGCTGGCCGCATCGTGCTGTACGAGTCCGGGGACACAGTTACTGAAAATGCCTTGCTGGCCGCTGCCCGCACACCCGAAGAAACTATTATTCAATTCGCCAGCGCCAATTATATGGTGCAGGACGTCTGCTATTTCCTGCAGAAACTCGGCGTCGCTATCGAAGGCATCGGCAGCAGCACGCTCCGCATCAAAGGCGTCAAAGACATTAAGAAGAATGTCATATTTGCACCATCTGAAGACCCGATCGAAGCCATGTTCTTTACGTCGGCTGCCGTCACCACCAACTCGAGCATCACCATCCGGCGTGTCCCGATCGACTTCATGTCTCTCGAACTGCTCAAACTCCGCAAAATGGGCCTCAGCTTCGACGAAAGCGACCGCTACAAAGCAACCAATGGCAAAACTGACCTAGTCGATCTGACAATTCACAAGCACAATGGCAAGCTCAAAGCTTTGACGGAAAAGATTCACGCCAATGTCTACCCAGGCCTCAACCAGGACAATCTGCCGTATTTCGTCCCAATCGCTGCCGTCGCAGCCGGCCGCACCCTGATACACGACTGGACATACGAAAACCGCGCTATCTACTACACCGAAATGACCAAAGTCGGTGCCTCGGTCGAACTGGCAGATCCACACCGCGTATACGTCCAAGGCCCAACCAAATTCCGATCGGCCGATGTCGTCTGCCCGCCTGCCCTGCGCCCGGCCAGCCTGCTGCTCATCGGTATGCTAGCCGCGAGTGGCACCAGCATCCTGCGTAATGTCTACACCATCAACCGCGGTTATGAAGACCTCGCCGAACGCCTTAACTCACTTGGTGCTCAGATATCTGTGTTGCACGAGCTTTAG
- a CDS encoding polysaccharide deacetylase family protein: MLNKLQQRSFYRLLTGLLVISITLTPLASRMVSAAGTNLLANPSVETQQGAAPVSWRADDWGTSTTRLGVTNDARSGTYALTVSSSARTSGDAKWIADAVPVTAGQKYIYTDYSKASVTTQLIAAYTDASGAVSYMYLGDVQPSTNWQANSISFTVPAGKQQVRILHILGTAGTLTTDDFSLTAEEQVVPPPASSNNMIANPSMEASNGSAPAGWQSDSWGTNTARFTYPTNDGRTGTSSASVQISNYTDGDAKWYFTPVSVQPNTAYNFSDYYKSTATTHLVVRFDDGAGNYTYSWLTSPALASSWTQLSASFTTPAATKYATVLHVLAANGSLQMDDVVLKPAVQTTPPPVSTNSMPNPSFETANPNNPNLPDGWQPGGWGTNSASYSYLTGGHTGSRSAKVQINSYTNGAAYWRTAAVPVTGGQLYDFTDYYQSDVSTEIDATIIMKDGSYRDVYLGTAFKSPDSWTKYQLQFMIPAGAASIIIYHVIYSVGYVTTDDYSLSPFSYQGFDKAMVSITNDDGFASLYTNGLPVLQKYGVPMTAYALSSYIDAPKYMTTTQLKSLAAAGIEIGSHSVDHADLTQLSATAQDAQLRSSQTTLQNLLGLPVTNYAAPYGAYNQQIVSSAQKYYQSYRGVQSGYNARNNFDIMNLRVQNVESTTAVSDIQNWLQQAAVTKTWLILVYHEIDANPVDATHNTMPANFDAQMAAVKNSGLTLKTVSQALAELKPQL; encoded by the coding sequence ATGCTCAATAAACTCCAACAACGTTCATTCTACCGACTACTGACTGGTTTACTAGTTATAAGCATTACGCTGACACCACTAGCAAGCCGCATGGTGTCAGCAGCAGGTACTAACCTGCTCGCAAATCCATCAGTCGAAACACAGCAAGGTGCCGCACCAGTCAGTTGGCGGGCAGACGATTGGGGCACGAGCACCACTCGCTTAGGCGTGACGAACGACGCACGCAGCGGCACATACGCCCTGACCGTCAGCAGTTCCGCACGTACCAGCGGAGATGCAAAATGGATAGCTGATGCAGTCCCTGTTACTGCCGGCCAAAAGTACATATACACCGATTATTCTAAAGCATCAGTTACTACGCAGCTCATTGCTGCCTATACTGACGCGAGCGGCGCTGTGTCATATATGTACCTCGGCGACGTGCAGCCGAGTACTAACTGGCAAGCCAACAGTATTAGCTTTACCGTTCCAGCTGGCAAACAACAAGTTCGCATACTGCATATCTTGGGCACCGCCGGTACGCTGACGACGGATGATTTTAGCCTGACTGCCGAAGAGCAAGTCGTGCCGCCACCTGCAAGTAGCAATAACATGATCGCCAACCCATCAATGGAAGCGTCAAATGGCAGCGCACCAGCTGGATGGCAATCTGATTCTTGGGGCACAAATACTGCGAGATTTACTTACCCTACCAACGATGGTCGCACGGGAACATCAAGCGCAAGCGTTCAAATCAGCAATTACACTGATGGCGATGCAAAATGGTATTTCACGCCCGTCAGCGTCCAGCCAAACACCGCCTACAACTTTAGTGATTACTATAAATCAACCGCAACAACACACTTGGTCGTACGTTTTGATGACGGCGCGGGCAATTATACCTACAGCTGGCTCACGAGCCCGGCCCTTGCTAGTAGCTGGACGCAGCTGAGCGCCAGCTTCACTACACCGGCCGCCACCAAGTACGCTACAGTACTGCACGTCCTGGCAGCAAATGGAAGTTTACAAATGGATGACGTAGTACTCAAGCCAGCCGTACAGACGACTCCGCCACCCGTTTCGACAAACAGCATGCCGAATCCATCATTCGAAACAGCCAACCCCAATAATCCAAACTTGCCTGATGGTTGGCAACCTGGCGGTTGGGGCACAAACTCGGCAAGCTACAGCTACCTTACGGGTGGGCATACCGGCTCTCGAAGTGCAAAAGTCCAGATCAATTCCTACACAAATGGCGCTGCTTACTGGCGCACGGCAGCTGTACCGGTAACCGGCGGACAGCTGTACGATTTTACAGATTACTACCAATCCGACGTATCGACTGAGATCGACGCCACAATAATTATGAAGGATGGTAGCTACCGTGATGTTTATCTTGGCACAGCATTCAAAAGTCCGGACAGCTGGACCAAATACCAGCTGCAGTTCATGATTCCTGCCGGTGCAGCTTCCATTATTATCTATCACGTTATTTACAGTGTTGGCTACGTGACAACCGATGATTACAGTCTGTCACCGTTCAGCTATCAAGGTTTCGATAAAGCCATGGTTAGTATTACCAATGATGACGGTTTTGCCAGTCTGTACACTAACGGCTTGCCCGTGCTGCAAAAATACGGCGTACCGATGACCGCCTATGCTCTGTCCAGCTACATTGACGCACCAAAGTATATGACGACAACTCAACTGAAGAGTCTCGCAGCAGCGGGCATAGAAATCGGTTCGCACTCAGTGGATCATGCCGATCTGACGCAGCTGTCGGCCACAGCCCAAGACGCTCAGCTAAGGTCATCCCAGACAACGCTCCAAAACCTGCTTGGCTTGCCTGTAACAAATTATGCTGCTCCATACGGAGCCTATAATCAGCAGATAGTCAGCAGTGCTCAAAAGTACTATCAGAGCTACCGCGGCGTCCAGTCAGGCTACAATGCCCGGAACAATTTTGACATCATGAATTTGCGGGTACAAAACGTCGAATCGACAACTGCTGTGTCCGACATACAAAATTGGCTGCAGCAGGCCGCCGTTACTAAAACCTGGTTGATTCTGGTGTATCACGAAATCGATGCCAACCCTGTTGATGCAACCCACAATACAATGCCAGCCAACTTTGATGCTCAAATGGCAGCGGTCAAAAACAGCGGCTTGACGCTCAAAACTGTTTCTCAGGCGTTAGCCGAACTCAAACCGCAACTTTAA